The following proteins are co-located in the Psilocybe cubensis strain MGC-MH-2018 chromosome 5, whole genome shotgun sequence genome:
- a CDS encoding Diphosphoinositol polyphosphate phosphohydrolase aps1: protein MVPNKGRATPRVVCCAIPISRAAGKVLVVTSRKRPNNWVLPKGGWETSDVQLEAAASREALEEAGVRGTITRYVITIPTPSAIYHFYELDVVGLDQDWLERNERRREWVDYAEAVKRLEWKAELAQGLRSSSIAH from the exons ATGGTTCCTAATAAAGGTCGTGCTACACCGCGTGTCGTGTGCTGTGCTATACCCATTTCACGAGCTGCTGGCAAAGTACTCGTCGTCACTAGTCGAAAACGCCCCAATAATTGGGTCT TGCCAAAGGGTGGTTGGGAGACGTCGGATGTGCAGTTGGAAGCCGCAGCCTCCAGGGAGGCTCTGGAAGAAG CGGGTGTGCGTGGTACAATCACACGTTATGTCATCACAATACCGACTCCGTCGGCTATATATCATTTCTACGAGCTCGATGTTGTAGGCCTCGATCAGGATTGGCTCGAACGTAACGAACGACGCCGAGAATGGGTCGATTATGCCGAAGCCGTCAAGCGTCTTGAGTGGAAGGCTGAACTAGCCCAAGGTCTTCGATCCTCGTCAATCGCCCATTGA
- a CDS encoding Zinc transporter zipt-7.2, with protein MGEHTGNGVHIIIVEEKRNILIGLGIFIGFATFFFMEKTLRVLGGEEDAPGHSHSHSHSHIEPEASKASGVASPSTTQNGVRKRKSDDTNGSSEQQEPQSISGPSKLSAYLNLFGDFVHNIMAASFYASPLIGATTTLACFAHEIPHEIADYSILIRSGFTKKQAMQSQFLTAVGAFHFYRDCGVRQDATGLLGTTLQLSDLVIPFVAGGFLYIGAVAVLPTLLAESKSAKQAIREASGDYF; from the exons ATGGGAGAGCACACAGGCAATGGTGTTCACATCATCATTGTCGAAGAAAAGCGCAATATTCTCATCGG ACTTGGTATATTCATTGGCTTTGCTACGTTCTTCTTCATGGAAAAGACCCTTCGGGTCCTGGGCGGCGAAGAAGACGCACCGGGCCATTCTCACTCCCATTCACACTCACATATAGAACCAGAAGCCTCGAAAGCATCAGGAGTAGCTTCGCCTTCTACGACGCAGAACGGCGTCCGCAAAAGAAAATCTGACGATACTAATGGATCTTCAGAGCAGCAAGAACCTCAATCAATTAGTGGCCCTTCTAAATTATCCGCATACCTTAATTTGTTTGGAGACTTTGTGCATAATAT AATGGCTGCATCGTTTTATGCCTCGCCTTTGATCGGCGCAACTACCACATTGGCCTGTTTTGCTCACGAGATACCCCATGAAATTGCCGATTACTCGATTCTAATTCGAAGCGGCTTCACGAAAAAGCAGGCCATGCAATCCCAATTCCTGACTGCTGTTGGGGCATTT CACTTTTATCGGGATTGCG GCGTGCGCCAGGACGCCACCGGTCTGCTCGGCACAACACTTCAACTATCTGACCTG GTTATACCATTCGTCGCAGGCGGATTCTTGTACATTGGTGCAGTCGCGGTTCTACCAAC ACTGCTCGCTGAGAGCAAGAGCGCAAAACAGGCGATACGAGAGGCAAGTGGAGATTATTTCTGA
- a CDS encoding Guanine nucleotide-binding protein alpha-4 subunit: MRSPSLYSQDDPITAAMKPPSTETDSERALRLEAEAEAKRVSEQIDEDLREERERLKKKKSDVKLLLLGQAESGKSTLQKQFQLMYKPNSIDQERSSWTAVIYFNVVHSLKQILNTLEQWDDVLDDENGDILDIAPEPSHRAKGNGIADQPSPSTSLMGGNGTVNGSPGSVAHSDAPSTSNAAGSSKDAGAIQIGQLRRRLSPLMAAESQLADRLSGGITVSGSGKGGVYVRSGWQARTIENALTMIKRPSTANEKRPRISESQDFTPDPMVQEIGRMLEACEEDIHELWSNPTVKGMIAKRRLKLDEWSEFFLRHISRVASPDYVPTTDDILHARIQTMGVAEHIFDVNIHGKLVTWHLFDVGGARGQRHSWVPYFDDANAIIFVAPVSAFDQYLEEDPRVNRIDDSLQLFTQVCSNALLKSVHLVLFLNKTDLLKAKLDKGLKVRKYITSFGERSNDYETVVQYFRAHFLQVHRRNNENRRVLYTHFTSVVDTKATQRIIGNVRDSIFRGYLQSAALV; encoded by the exons ATGCGTTCTCCATCGTTGTATAGTCAGGATGATCCAATTACTGCAGCTATGAAACCGCCCTCCACAGAGACAGACTCGGAGCGGGCTCTCCGTCttgaggcagaggcagaggcgaaAAGAGTCTCTGAACAAATAGACGAGGATCTGCGAGAGGAGCGAGAAaggctgaagaagaagaaaagcgaTGTTAAG TTATTACTGTTGGGCCAAGCCGAAAGTGGAAAATCCACGCTTCAGAAGCAGTTCCAACTCATGTACAAGCCCAATTCTATCGACCAGGAACGCTCTTCGTGGACAGCTGTCATTTATTTCAATGTTGTGCATTCTTTGAAACAGATCTTAAATACATTGGAGCAGTGGGATGATGTCTTGGACGACGAAAACGGCGACATTCTAGATATCGCCCCTGAACCTTCACACAGAGCCAAAGGCAATGGAATCGCCGACCAACCCTCACCCTCGACCTCGTTGATGGGCGGCAATGGCACCGTCAACGGGTCTCCTGGATCTGTCGCTCACTCTGATGCCCCTAGTACTTCAAACGCTGCTGGTTCATCTAAGGATGCAGGGGCTATCCAGATAGGACAATTACGCCGCCGACTTTCTCCCCTCATGGCTGCCGAATCCCAGTTGGCTGACCGATTAAGTGGGGGCATCACGGTCTCCGGTTCTGGCAAAGGAGGGGTTTACGTACGTAGTGGGTGGCAAGCACGCACGATCGAAAATGCCCTGACAATGATCAAACGACCATCTACTGCTAACGAGAAGAGACCTCGTATAAGCGAGTCACAGGATTTTACCCCAGACCCCATGGTCCAAGAAATCGGTCGCATGCTGGAGGCTTGCGAGGAAGATATCCATGAGCTTTGGAGCAACCCAACGGTCAAGGGCATGATTGCCAAACGACGTTTGAAGTTGGACGAATGGTCCGAGTT TTTTTTGAGGCATATATCGCGTGTAGCATCGCCGGATTACGTGCCAACCACCG ACGACATCTTGCACGCCCGCATTCAGACAATGGGCGTGGCAGAGCATATATTTGATGTTAATATCCATGGAAAGTTGGTGACCTGGCATCTTTTCGACGTTGGCGGTGCTAGGGGCCAGCGACACTCGTGGGTACCATATTTCGACGATGCCAACGCGATAATCTTTGTTGCCCCTGTGAGCGcatttgatcag TACTTGGAGGAAGATCCTCGTGTCAACCGTATCGACGACTCCCTGCAACTTTTCACGCAAGTGTGCTCAAATGCCCTTTTGAAGAGCGTTCATCTTGTCCTTTTCCTAA ATAAGACTGATCTCCTGAAGGCAAAATTAGACAAGGGTCTGAAAGTTCGCAAATA CATCACGTCCTTTGGAGAACGATCCAATGACTACGAAACCGTTGTCCAATATTTCCGTGCCCACTTTTTACAAGTACACAGGCGGAACAACGAAAATCGCCGTGTTCTCTATACCCATTTTACCAGTGTAGTG GATACCAAGGCGACTCAGCGCATTATTGGAAACG TTCGCGATTCCATTTTCCGCGGATATCTTCAATCCGCAGCTTTGGTTTAA
- a CDS encoding Peptidyl-prolyl cis-trans isomerase cyp10: protein MSVTLHTSHGDLKIEVFCEAVPKAAEACSTPSPSPATLTFRAQQNFLALCASGYYDGCIFHRNIRGFMIQTGDPTGTGKGGQSIWGAPFSDEIRSTLKFNNRGVVAMANSGNATDSNKSQFFITYAKQPHLDGKHTIFGKVIDGADSTLDSMERVPVTNKNRPLNEIKLTGVTIHSNPIADAELAGRR, encoded by the exons ATG TCTGTTACTCTACACACCTCTCACGGTGACCTCAAA ATTGAAGTATTCTGTGAGGCTGTTCCAAAAGCCGCTGAGGCATGTTCtactccatctccatcacCAGCCACACTGACATTCAGAGCGCAACAGAATTTTCTGGCCCTCTGTGCTTCTGGATACTATGATGGTTGCATATTTCACCGAAACATTCGCGGTTTCATGATTCAGACAGGTGATCCCACTGGCACAGGCAAGGGCGGCCAAAGCATTTGGGGCGCGCCTTTCTCTGACGAAATTAGGTCAACCCTCAAG TTTAATAACCGAGGCGTTGTCGCGATGGCCAATTCAGGGAATGCTACTGACTCAAACAAATCCCAGTTCTTTATCACTTACGCGAAGCAGCCCCACCTCGACGGCAAACACACCATCTTTGGTAAAGTGATTGACGGTGCAGACTCGACACTGGATTCTATGGAACGTGTTCCAGTCACCAACAAAAATCGACCTTTAAATGAGATTAAACTGACTGGA GTGACAATTCATTCCAACCCCATCGCAGACGCTGAGCTGGCTGGTCGACGATGA
- a CDS encoding hypothetical protein (Uncharacterized protein C25H2.10c): MSESKRKFQGDDNKRKKKYRSDGTPIWGKRHVEGPGVWVSCVKGKEKQTIGEIYELFESIASELWPLEQDSESENDTGLSLEDQIANEVSAIKRPRGQQLFANCQTNTPCVIFISCKPPVDPVGLVVKYIQSVQQSGVTRTRYVHRLVPVSGSCAANLPEIQSLCRKVFKEFFDKHPDTPFKFKIELRIRNHTTIPRTVLIQNVAQCVPEGHTVDLQDPEIFLLVEVFKSICGVSVVKDYYGLHKFNVAEIAKRNDQPQEASRLTVSSTPTDTPAAGTTTVETTQADKPETSVTSTENV; this comes from the exons ATGTCCGAGTCCAAACGCAAGTTTCAAGGCGACGAtaacaaaagaaagaaaaagtatAGATCG GATGGCACGCCGATTTGGGGGAAAAGACACGTCGAAGGACCTGGCGTATGGGTGAGCT GCGtaaagggaaaagaaaaacaaacaattgGAGAAATATATGAACTGTTCGAATCG ATAGCTTCGGAATTGTGGCCGTTAGAGCAAGAttcagaatcagaaaatgACACCGGCCTCAGTTTAGAGGATCAGATTGCAAACGAGGTTTCTGCTATCAAGCGTCCTCGCGGTCAACAACTTTTCG CCAACTGTCAGACAAATACACCATGTG TAATTTTTATATCATGCAAACCGCCTGTGGATCCCGTGGGGCTCGTTGTCAAGTATATCCAATCTGTACAACAGTCGGGCGTTACCCGCACTCG ATACGTTCATCGCTTGGTTCCTGTCTCAGGGTCATGTGCTGCTAATCTTCCTGAAATTCAGTCGCTTTGTCGCAAAGTCTTCAAAGAATTCTTCGACAAACACCCCGACACACCATTCAAG TTTAAAATTGAATTGCGCATTCGCAATCATACTACGATTCCTCGGACGGTGTTGATCCAGAATGTAGCGCAATGTGTGCCGGAGGGCCATACCGTTGATTTACAGGATCCTGAGATATTCCTTTTGGTCGAGGTCTTCAAG AGCATTTGTGGTGTTTCGGTTGTTAAAGATTATTACGGTTTACACAAGTTCAATGTCGCAGAAATTGCCAAGCGTAATGATCAGCCACAGGAAGCAAGTCGTTTGACAGTCTCTTCGACTCCCACAGATACGCCCGCGGCAGGCACCACTACAGTGGAAACGACACAGGCAGATAAACCGGAAACATCCGTCACATCAACGGAAAACGTGTAA
- a CDS encoding F-actin-capping protein subunit beta, with protein MAEVIDSMLDLMRRLPPTRTEENVEALVGICPNEADDLLQSVDQPLRVMVDRATGREYLACDYNRDGLSYRSPWSNEYDPPLEDGTVPSSKMRKLEIQANEAFDTYREMYYEGGVSSVYLWDPEDASGSNFAGVVVIKKTMTPASPLEPAGSWDSIHVFETAERGRQAHYKLTSTVMLHLITRKGSDSESSKIPADKKGSEKWKRDGEVSLSGSMTRQNEQDWPLNDASSHISNIGRMIEDMEIKTRNLLQEVYFGKTRDIVYDLRSVEDLEKARRQKELQKELVGFIKR; from the exons ATGGCGGAAGTAATCGATTCGATGTTAGATCTGATGCGGAGGCTGCCACCTACGCGCACGGAAGAGAATGTCGAGGCACTTGTTGGGATCTGTCCAAACGAGGCCGACGACCTGCTGCAAAGCGTTGACCAACCCTTGCGGGTCATGGTAGATCGCGCGACTGGCCGAGAGTATCTTGCGTGCGACTATAACAGAGATGGTCTCAGCTATAG GTCGCCTTGGTCAAATGAGTACGACCCACCCCTTGAAGATGGCACTGTGCCGTCATCAAAGATGCGCAAGTTAGAAATCCAGGCCAATGAAGCATTTGATACATATCGCGAGATGTACTACGAAGGAGGCGTATCTTCGGTTTATTTGTGGGATCCAGAGGATGCAAGTGGTAGCAACTTTGCTGGAGTAGTTGTGATCAAGAAGA CAATGACACCCGCGTCGCCTCTTGAACCTGCTGGCTCATGGGACTCCATCCACGTTTTTGAGACCGCAGAACGTGGGAGACAGGCTCACTACAAACTCACATCTACTGTGATGCTTCATCTTATTACCCGGAAGGGGTCTGATAGCGAAAGCAGTAAAATTCCCGCTGACAAGAAAGGATCagagaaatggaaaagagatGGGGAGGTCAGCCTAAGCGGCAGCATGACACGTCAG AACGAACAGGATTGGCCGCTTAACGATGCCTCATCACACATAAGTAACATTGGGAGAATGATTGAGGACATGGAGATCAAGACGCGCAACTTGCTGCAGGAG GTGTATTTTGGGAAAACTCGGGATATTGTATACGACTTACGCAGCGTGGAAGACCTCGAAAAAGCGCGACGACAGAAGGAGCTTCAAAAGGAACTTGTGGGCTTCATCAAGCGCTGA